One Triticum dicoccoides isolate Atlit2015 ecotype Zavitan chromosome 5B, WEW_v2.0, whole genome shotgun sequence genomic window carries:
- the LOC119309345 gene encoding uncharacterized protein LOC119309345: MLWIHSRGRRSRATVLAGAKEGKQESVPETYNSVDAAASESGKNHDLEEPSPKSDEVAAVSRNTTFIAAGVYDGAGSEPVLGASPSSVSSPAVVTHEDHLERSSTSDG; the protein is encoded by the exons ATGTTGTGGATCCATTCGAGGGGTAGACGGAGCAGGGCGACGGTTCTTGCCGGCGCCAAGGAGGGCAAACAGGAGAGCGTCCCGGAGACATATAATTCTGTCGATGCTGCCGCATCTGAGAGCGGCAAGAACCATGATCTTGAG GAACCTTCGCCTAAGTCGGACGAGGTCGCGGCGGTGTCTCGCAACACGACATTCATCGCCGCGGGAGTTTACGATGGCGCCGGCTCTGAGCCTGTTCTTGGCGCATCGCCGTCCTCGGTGTCGTCGCCCGCGGTGGTCACTCATGAAGACCATCTGGAGAGAAGCAGCACAAG TGATGGTTAG